From a single Canis aureus isolate CA01 chromosome 5, VMU_Caureus_v.1.0, whole genome shotgun sequence genomic region:
- the LOC144314426 gene encoding uncharacterized protein LOC144314426, protein MAVGAQAVPAVEPGWGYQDGQDGRRRRDHVVRCPIAGVRAASNKAVNYDKIREIIQAPDENPAIFLNRLTEALIQYTRLDPACPAGATVLATHFISQSAPDIRKKLKKVEEGPQTPISDLVRMAFKVFNSREEAAELKRQARLQQKVQLQTQALVAALRPRLQEPAERGTHPHPSGACFKGGAEGYWARQGTNPTMPSLPFDGPLEIRLP, encoded by the coding sequence ATGGCGGTCGGTGCTCAGGCGGTCCCCGCCGTAGAGCCAGGCTGGGGTTACCAAGACGGTCAAGATGGCCGCCGGCGCCGCGACCACGTGGTCCGATGTCCCATCGCTGGCGTGCGGGCGGCCTCTAATAAGGCCGTAAATTATGACAAGATCAGGGAAATCATACAGGCCCCTGACGAAAACCCGGCTATATTCCTTAACCGGCTGACTGAGGCATTAATTCAGTACACTCGCTTGGACCCGGCCTGTCCCGCGGGGGCCACGGTTCTAGCCACACATTTTATCTCTCAGTCAGCCCCAGATATccgcaaaaaattaaagaaagtcgAGGAAGGCCCTCAGACCCCCATTTCTGACCTAGTGAGAATGGCATTTAAGGTCTTTAACTCCCGTGAGGAAGCCGCAGAGCTGAAGCGACAGGCCAGACTCCAGCAGAAGGTTCAGCTACAAACCCAGGCCTTGGTAGCAGCCCTGCGGCCGCGGCTCCAGGAGCCAGCAGAGAGGGGGACCCACCCGCACCCCTCGGGGGCCTGCTTCAAAGGCGGGGCTGAAGGCTATTGGGCCCGTCAGGGCACCAACCCGACCATGCCCTCTCTGCCATTTgatgggccactggaaatccgacTGCCCTAG